One window from the genome of Pseudonocardia hierapolitana encodes:
- a CDS encoding resuscitation-promoting factor: protein MVDVPTRARRGAEARARLGRAVSDAEAAEDPYAAWYAGGDPEAPEAVVTAALDVVPPAAPAARSLLTRSRAHRRAPGIESDRRGPATGQFRPIVTHPTDGSADDAAADPVTGELPVVAPDDLTGPLPALPTDLGNTGGTGAQQAVERTANQVAVSGTDVRPAVQRTSARPVVDRVAGAERTGSHATASGTGVQPVVERTGARPVVDRVVGAERTGGHVTASGTGVQPAVERTGARPRPRPADTEITGPQPPITVAEPAVAAGTTSVEALERAKARAGRPAWTAYLNDAPTGPMPVIEDESFTHPFGTVTAPVEVVPTALPAPAPVEEPEPAVRPRPRPASAPASAPVSAPVSAPVAAPVSAPDVVPRRSRRDRRVAEETRQRRGLLRATVVAVVLAIIAGGASALAGDKTITVTVDGQNRTVHTFAADVGSALAAAGIEVTPQDRVEPAPTNPVVDGDEVIFTHSRTLTLVEGASQRDLPIPATTVEEAMQLLDLEAAPIQMSAPPSTPIPLGGFRLELRVPRTVSFTDGTGAPSQVTTMSGTVAGLLVEQGIQLGPDDVSVPSADTPLTEDLDVHIVRNGEGEVVEVRPIAPPEQIIEDPELPRGKRVVVEKGAPGEQTAIMRVYVQNGQEVRREQVRAGSMTQPQPRVVRLGTNDSLRAPLVADGSVWDRLAQCEATGNWGINSGNGYYGGLQFDAGTWRAYGGTDYAPLPHQASREEQIAVASRVRDDRGGYGAWPACSRRLGLPR from the coding sequence GTGGTCGACGTCCCAACGCGTGCTCGGCGAGGTGCCGAAGCCCGCGCCAGGCTCGGTCGCGCGGTCTCCGACGCGGAGGCCGCGGAGGACCCGTACGCGGCCTGGTACGCGGGCGGCGACCCGGAGGCTCCCGAGGCGGTCGTCACGGCGGCCCTGGATGTCGTCCCGCCTGCCGCCCCCGCGGCCCGCTCGCTGCTGACCCGCTCGCGCGCCCACCGCCGGGCGCCGGGGATCGAGTCCGACCGCCGGGGCCCCGCCACGGGTCAGTTCCGGCCGATCGTCACGCATCCGACGGACGGCTCCGCCGACGACGCCGCCGCCGACCCCGTCACCGGGGAGCTGCCCGTCGTCGCCCCGGACGATCTGACCGGCCCGCTCCCGGCACTGCCCACCGACCTCGGGAACACCGGCGGCACCGGTGCGCAACAGGCGGTCGAGCGCACCGCGAACCAGGTCGCGGTGAGCGGCACCGATGTCCGGCCTGCTGTCCAGCGCACCAGCGCCCGCCCGGTGGTCGACCGCGTCGCCGGAGCGGAGCGCACCGGGAGCCATGCCACGGCGTCCGGGACCGGTGTTCAGCCTGTTGTCGAGCGCACGGGCGCCCGGCCGGTGGTGGACCGCGTCGTCGGAGCGGAGCGGACCGGGGGCCACGTCACGGCCTCCGGGACCGGTGTCCAGCCCGCCGTCGAGCGCACGGGCGCCCGGCCCCGGCCGCGGCCGGCCGACACCGAGATCACCGGCCCGCAGCCGCCGATCACCGTGGCCGAACCGGCGGTCGCTGCCGGGACGACCAGCGTCGAGGCGCTCGAGCGGGCGAAGGCGCGCGCCGGCCGGCCGGCCTGGACGGCGTACCTGAACGATGCGCCGACCGGCCCGATGCCGGTGATCGAGGACGAGTCGTTCACACACCCGTTCGGAACGGTCACCGCGCCCGTCGAGGTCGTGCCCACGGCGCTTCCGGCGCCCGCCCCGGTGGAGGAGCCCGAGCCCGCCGTCAGGCCCCGGCCGCGCCCGGCCTCCGCGCCCGCGTCTGCGCCCGTGTCGGCACCGGTCTCCGCGCCCGTGGCGGCGCCGGTGTCCGCGCCCGATGTCGTGCCACGACGCTCCCGCCGGGACCGGCGTGTGGCCGAGGAGACCCGGCAGCGGCGCGGCCTGCTGCGGGCCACGGTCGTCGCCGTCGTACTCGCGATCATCGCAGGCGGCGCGAGCGCGCTCGCCGGGGACAAGACGATCACGGTGACCGTGGACGGCCAGAACCGGACCGTGCACACCTTCGCCGCCGACGTCGGGTCGGCGCTCGCGGCGGCCGGGATCGAGGTGACGCCGCAGGACCGCGTCGAGCCCGCGCCCACCAACCCGGTCGTCGACGGCGACGAGGTGATCTTCACCCACTCCCGCACGCTGACCCTCGTCGAGGGCGCCTCGCAGCGCGACCTGCCGATCCCCGCCACCACGGTGGAGGAGGCGATGCAGCTCCTCGACCTGGAGGCCGCCCCCATCCAGATGTCGGCGCCCCCGTCCACGCCGATCCCCCTCGGCGGGTTCCGGCTGGAGCTGCGGGTGCCGCGCACGGTGTCGTTCACCGACGGCACGGGAGCGCCGTCCCAGGTCACCACGATGTCCGGCACCGTCGCCGGTCTGCTCGTCGAGCAGGGCATCCAGCTCGGCCCGGACGACGTGTCCGTCCCGTCGGCGGACACCCCGCTCACCGAGGACCTCGACGTGCACATCGTGCGCAACGGTGAGGGCGAGGTGGTCGAGGTCCGGCCGATCGCGCCGCCGGAGCAGATCATCGAGGACCCCGAGCTGCCACGGGGCAAGCGGGTCGTCGTCGAGAAGGGGGCGCCCGGCGAGCAGACCGCGATCATGCGCGTCTACGTGCAGAACGGTCAGGAGGTCCGCCGCGAGCAGGTCCGGGCCGGGAGCATGACGCAGCCGCAACCGCGGGTGGTGCGCCTGGGCACCAACGACAGCCTGCGCGCGCCGCTGGTGGCCGACGGCAGCGTGTGGGACCGGCTCGCGCAGTGCGAGGCGACCGGGAACTGGGGGATCAACTCCGGCAACGGCTACTACGGCGGCCTCCAGTTCGACGCCGGCACCTGGCGCGCCTACGGCGGCACCGACTACGCCCCGCTCCCGCACCAGGCATCCCGCGAGGAGCAGATCGCCGTCGCGTCCCGGGTGCGGGACGACCGCGGCGGCTACGGGGCATGGCCCGCGTGCTCCCGCCGGCTGGGCCTCCCGCGCTGA